In Nostoc edaphicum CCNP1411, the sequence CCAGTTGAAAAAGTGTCCAGTTGATTCCAAGATTTCCTTCAAGTATCATTATGTAATGAGTATAATTACAACGAGTTTCCTTTGTTGCCTAACAAGTGAAACATATAGCAAGCCACAAGAGCGTTTTTGCCATCAATCTAGTTAAATTTTATGCTCATTATCGATGTCATACACATTAATTATTAGAGTTAATACCAATTCACTAATAATTACAGATAAAATCATTCGCCCTTGCAATCCATAAGTACTTAGAGAATTTCCTAACATTTATGGTTTACAACAACATCGGCTTCAAGCAGGAAACACTAGTAATAATAAGCTAGTCTATTTTCTAACACAAGCAAGGGTTTTTTTGTAGTTCTATGATTATTGAGAATAGCGCTAGTAGTTCAAACAAAAAGTTGCTCGGCTTTGATGTCAAAACCTTGACAGCCAACCGTCGTGCAATAAATGTGTTAAAGGGAATATTTGCTGTTCTCCCAATCGCTTTGGCATTGCCTGTAGATGCTTTAGAAGTAAAAGTGACTCCAACTAATCCTAAATTAGGGGATACACTCTCGGTGGAGATCAATCTAGATAATCCAGATAATGGTACAAATCCAACAGTAGCTAGTGGTAATAATACATACCCAGCTTTTGAAATCGCACCCAATCAGTATCGGGCTTTTGTTCCCACAACTCCACTAGAAAAATCTGGAACTAGAACACTTCGGGTTGCAGGGGATGGTCAAGTACAAAACTTAGCAGTGAATGTGCTTAATCGCAAGTTCCCCGTACAACGCATTACTTTGCCACCTGGCAAAGCTGGAGTGAAGGCTACAGAGCATGAACTTCAGCGTGTGGCAGCTTTTAAGGCACTACAAACACCAGAAAAGTATTGGAATGGAATATTCCTGAGGCCAAATGCAGGGCGAATGAGTACAACCTATGGTGTACGTCGCTACTATAATGGTACATTTGCAAATGACTACTATCATCGTGGTCTTGACTACGCTGGTGCTGCCGGTTCATCCGTAATTGCCCCAGCCGCTGGGCGAGTTGCTTTGGTAGGTAGGGTATCCCAAGGGTTTCGGGTTCATGGTAACGTAGTTGGCATTGACCACGGTCAAGGAGTAACCAGTATTTTCATGCACCTTAGTCGTATTAACGTTAAAGAAGGTGATTTTGTGAAAGCTGGTCAACTAATTGGCGCAGTAGGTTCAACAGGTGCTTCTACGGGGCCACATTTACACTGGGGTTTGTATGTCAACGGACAATCTGTTGATCCAACACCTTGGCGAACTAAGGTCTTTAACTAGTAGAGGCGGAGTTGATCACGTCTGTGAATAATTTGTGTATTTTTTGCTGAGAATTAGACAAAACAAATTGGATTGATACCGTCCCTACCTTGCTTGGCTAACATAAATGATGATAAGCGTTATGAGTATCGAAAAAATTGTAGAACAAGCTCTCCAGGATGGTTATTTGACACCAGCAATGGAAGCAGAAGTCGGTAGAATCTGTGACAACGCCTCGGAACTCTCAATTGAAGAGTATATGGCGCTGGATCGGCTGATGGGTGCGCTATTGACTGGTGAGGTAGTGGCGGTACCTCGCAAACAATTCATTAACGTTATGGAAGAATTGGTACTGACGGAAGCGATCGCACGAGTCGCAGAAATTGAAGCTACCAGCGAAAGTTCTCTGGATGTCGGGGATATTGCCGCTTACGCTCTCAATCGCCTACCACCTCTGTATGCTACTACAGAAGAGGGTGCTAACTTTCAGCGCCAAACTGCTCAGGCACAACTGCAAGACTTAATTTCTCAGCAAGTAAGTGAGGCGATCAACCGTTACCTAGATCGACCCAATTTCTTCCCAGAACGGCAAGCCTTGGGCAAAAACACTGGCAATGAGGTTGTACGCCAAGTTAGTGCTTTACTCCAGACATACGCACCTAACTTTGAGCAAAAATTATAATTTTAAGAGTCATTGGTCATTGGTCATTGGTCATTAGTCATTGCCACTAAGATAAGTACAAAGTTTTGCGTTGCCTAGTTCCCAGCCTCCAGGCTGGGAACACCATTCCTTGAGGCTCCGCCTCCTCTTTCTTAATGAGAGGCATCAGCCGTCTTAGAATACATTCCCAATCTGAAGACTGGGAACGAGGTTACACAAGCCTTTCGGCTTTTATTAGTGCCACTCAGTCATTTGTTTTAGACAAATGACAAATGACAAATGACAAATGACTCTTAATAAATTAATCACGTACTACCACTGCTGTACCTAAACTCACTTGGTCATACAATAATCGGACATCAGAATTACGCATCCTTAAACAGCCGTGGGATACAGCCGTTCCTACCAGGTCAATTTCCGGCGTCCCATGAAAGCCAATTTCATTCCGTCCATCTGTCCAAAAACCAATCCATCTGTCTCCCAAAGGGCTATCCGTACCAGCTTCAAATACTTTGCCCGTAATTGGGTGACGCCAGATTGGATAGTGTCGCATGTGGATTATCTGGAAAGAACCTGTAGGCGTTTCCCAACCTTTCTTACCTATAGCAATTGGGTAGCTGGCTATCACCTCATCCCCTGCGTATACATAAGTGCGGCGATCACTTAAATCAACTACCACTTGCGTCTTGGCATCTGCCAGCTTATTAGATGCTACTTGCTGGGCTGAAGCCTTAGACCATAGAGCTTTTGGCCAGCTATCTGCAACTGGATTTTGTCTTTCTGCTTGTGCCACCAGCTGCGTCTTAGTTGGTAGGTCGGTTGCTCTAGCGATATTCTTCTTAATGGTTTGAGGCTGAGTTTGAGGCTTAATAGTAGAAGGCTTAAATGTAGATGCCTTTCGATTAGTTACTTTCGCTACAGGTTTCTTAATTATTTTCGACTTAGTTTGAGACTTACCACCAGAAGACCTGAGTGTAGCAGCCTTCCGAGTCGTTGCTTTGGCTACATTCTTCTTAATTGTTTTTGACTTAGTTTGAGGCTTAAGAGCAGAGGGCTTTGTTGTAAATTCCCTCTTCTGGGCAGTTGAGCCTTGGGTCACTTCACCAGGTGGCATAGAAGATGCGCCCATAGCAATTTCCCCTAAACTCACTTGAGAAAGATTCTTGTAGACTCCCTCTGGGCGGCTTCCCTTGGGATTGCTTAGGGTAGAATCTCGCCGCATCGAAGTAGATGCAGTCTTCTCAAACTGCCGTTCCGCCGTAGTAATGCGCCAATGGACACCTAAAGATAGAAATGCTGTGCCAAAACAGAGCAACATTACCATCCGCCCTACAGATTCATTTCTTAGCATTGCCATCGCCTATTGTTTATCCCTGACATATCCAGCCGAGCAATTGAATGTGTTCATCATCCTATTATCAAAAATTTATCAATACTTATCATTTCTGCTATAAATCTGCCAACACCTCTGGGCAAACTAAGACTATGCGAATTGTCCCAGCTGCAAAACTTCAAGTGAGAAACCTGATTATTCAAAAGTTCTGGGGATTGTAAGCCAATACTTGGACTTTTTGGTGGAACTCTTGAAATGTAGCAATCAATCACTAATGGTGTAGGTGGAAGAAAAACCATGTTTGAAAAACTATTGCTAGCAGTCACAATTACATTTTCCCTCAATTTATTTTTTCAAGTTCGCGTACCAGAGCAACATAACTCTAGTGCTGCCTACGGCCCACAACCAGAACAATCAGCAACTATTCTGGTAACAAAATCAAAAAAATAAATCACTATCTTAACAACCACAGCAACCCAACTTCCAGAAATTATTACCTGAATTTTAAAGGTATCAAAAAGTTAGAATTACAAAATTTTTATCTTCATCCTTATAACCAGATTTAATTATTTTTATCAAGCGTATATACCCAGTTGCGAAAATTACTAAAATGTGCATATTATAGTAACTTTGTTAGTTGATGGGTGCAAAGGCAACTATGGGAGCAGTATAAGGAAAAAGTGGCTCTCCTTATTGCTATAAATGTATCCAAAATTGTATGCTTCAGTGTTCCAGTAATAAATCCGTCACCTTAGTATGGAACTTATGTCCCATTAGCAGGTCTAATAGATAGGGATGATTTAGAGCCAGTACGATCTATGAGTCAGTCGATTACTGTATCCTGGTCAACGGTTGATGCAAAGTATCCAGAAGCATCAGTGCAAGTTGACAAACTCCCTAACCACGATTTAATTTTGCGCTGTCAAGCGGGACTGCGACCAGATCGTGTTGCGTTTGCAGAACTATTACGCCGCTATCAAAGTCAAGTTGATCGAGTTCTCTACCACCTGGCTCCAGATTGGGCTGACAGAGCCGATTTGGCTCAAGAAGTTTGGATTCGAGTGTATCGGAATATTAACCGATTACAAGAACCTGCTAAATTTCGGGGCTGGTTAAGCCGTATTGCCACCAACTTGTTTTACGACGAGTTACGGAAACGCAAGCGGGTTATGAGTCCTTTGTCGCTCGATGCTCCCCGCTCCTTAGAGGACGGCGAGATGGATTGGGAAATCGCTGGTGATACTCCAGGGCCTGAAGAAGAACTGACAACTAGAGAATTTTACGAGCAATTGCGGGAAGCGATCGCGGATTTACCAGAAGTTTTTCGTACTACCATCGTCCTGAGAGAAATCGAAGGCATGGCTTATGAAGAAATTGCCGAAATCACTGGAGTTTCCCTAGGAACTGTGAAGTCAAGAATAGCCAGAGCTAGATCGAGATTGCAAGCTCACTTGCAGAATTATCTAGACTCCTAATTTACAGTATCTTGCCTCTGTCGAATGGCAGAATTTAAGCATAGATTAAGAATTACCAGAAAGACGTAGATTACTTCTGCCCTAAGGAGGAAAATTGGCTAATTTTCCCAAATTTCCCGCCCAGTTTACCCGTGTATGAATTGGTAATAATGTTAAGATGACTACTGATTCTCAGTTTTACGACCGTTCACCTTTGCAACTTCCTCAAGATTTGCCAGATGGAATGGCCAAGCATACCAATGAATCAACGGGTCTTATGGATATGGTGAAGCGCGATCGCTTCGAGTTATTGAGTGCTTACCTCGATGGTGAAGTCACAGCTACCGAACGCAAGCAAGTAGAAGAATGGCTGGCAAATGATGCCTCGGTTCAATGCTTGTATGCCCGACTGTTAAAGCTGCGCCAAGGCTTGCGGACGCTCCCAGTGCCAGCAGCCCAAGAGTCCCCAGAAGCAACAGTTCAGAAAGTTTTGACACGTTTGCACCGCCGCTCTCGTCTCAACTGGATGCTGGGAGGTGCAGCCGTTGCTGCTTGTGTGATCGGCGCAGTATCTAGCTTAGTACCTGGCGCTTCGAGAGTACCACAACTGGCACAACGACCACAAACAGAACCGATACAAACATCGTCAGCGTCTATAGTTCCCCCTTCGCCGCTGATGGTGGGACTAAATAACCCGGTAATTGAAATTCCTAAAGCAGCAGTAGCTTCTCCAGAAAATCCGGTTTATCGGGTACAGCCGCAACGCCAGGACTCTAGACAAGACATAAACTAATCACAAAGTTAACAGTTTACAGATCATAACTGTATTTTGCAGTTAAACCTGAGCCACTCCACCAACCGTCAGGTTGGAGGCATCCTCTTAATTGCTCAACTCGGTCTAGAGTCATTAAATAAACCCAAGCCCAACCCAAAGAGAGCGACTGTGAATCGTAAACCTCAATCATTTGTCGATTATAGAGGTTTGCTGTTGGTTGTCTAGTTGGCTGGTAATTTTCCAGCACATCTAATTCATTTAAAATCTTTAGGTTGGGAAAAAAAAGTAAATATCCGTGAACTTGGCTATCTCCTAAAGTCATCGCCGGGTATCCCATTGGTAGAGCAAACAATTTACCTTGTGCAATAGCTAATTTGACATCAACGACTTTACCAGCACAATATCTTTTATAGTTAGCTTCACCTGGTTTGAGCGTGCCATAGACAAAAACCCGCACCAAATCAGAAAATTTTATATTTGATTCAACCATTTAAACTTTCATTAAATGACTTTTGCTATACCCAAAAAGCTAGCAGTTTGGGCATAATCAGGCTGATGCTCAATTGTATAAATCTTTGAGTACTTGACCTACAATATAGGTTAACCTAGCAGGTTAACCTAGACAGACCCAGTAGGAGCATTTTTGGTGGATTCTCGATATAACCCAGCAGCAATTGAGGAAAAATGGCAAAAGACATGGATAGAACTTGGCTTAGATCAGACACCTACAGCTAGCAATAAGCCAAAATTTTACGCTTTATCCATGTTCCCTTATCCATCGGGCAGCCTACACATGGGTCACGTCCGTAATTATACGATTACTGACGTGATTGCCCGCCTCAAGCGAATGCAAGGGTATCGGGTAATACACCCAATGGGTTGGGATGCCTTTGGCTTGCCAGCAGAAAACGCCGCCATTGACCGTGGTGTACCGCCAGCAAAGTGGACTTATCAGAATATGGCCCAGATGCGGCAGCAATTGCAGCGTCTTGGTTTATCCATTGATTGGGAATGTGAACTTGCTACCTGTTCACCAGACTATTACAAGTGGACGCAGTGGATTTTCTTGCAGTTTTTGCAAGCGGGGTTAGCTTACCAAAAAGAAGCAGCGGTAAACTGGGACCCTATAGATCAAACTGTACTGGCAAACGAGCAAGTTGATAACGAAGGACGTTCCTGGCGCAGTGGGGCAATAGTTGAGCGCAAATTGTTACGCCAGTGGTTTTTTAAGATTACCGACTACGCCGAAGAATTACTCAATGACTTACATAAATTGACAGGTTGGCCGGAACGCGTCAAGTCGATGCAGGCAAACTGGATTGGTAAATCTACAGGCGCTTATTTAGAATTTCCTATAGTTGGGATAGATGAAAAAATCGGTGTCTACACCACACGCCCAGATACCGTTTATGGTGTCAGTTACTTGGTGTTAGCACCAGAACATCCTTTAACAAAACGTGTCACTACAAAAGAGCAACAAGCAGCGGTAGAAGTCTTTAT encodes:
- a CDS encoding M23 family metallopeptidase, encoding MIIENSASSSNKKLLGFDVKTLTANRRAINVLKGIFAVLPIALALPVDALEVKVTPTNPKLGDTLSVEINLDNPDNGTNPTVASGNNTYPAFEIAPNQYRAFVPTTPLEKSGTRTLRVAGDGQVQNLAVNVLNRKFPVQRITLPPGKAGVKATEHELQRVAAFKALQTPEKYWNGIFLRPNAGRMSTTYGVRRYYNGTFANDYYHRGLDYAGAAGSSVIAPAAGRVALVGRVSQGFRVHGNVVGIDHGQGVTSIFMHLSRINVKEGDFVKAGQLIGAVGSTGASTGPHLHWGLYVNGQSVDPTPWRTKVFN
- a CDS encoding late competence development ComFB family protein: MSIEKIVEQALQDGYLTPAMEAEVGRICDNASELSIEEYMALDRLMGALLTGEVVAVPRKQFINVMEELVLTEAIARVAEIEATSESSLDVGDIAAYALNRLPPLYATTEEGANFQRQTAQAQLQDLISQQVSEAINRYLDRPNFFPERQALGKNTGNEVVRQVSALLQTYAPNFEQKL
- a CDS encoding L,D-transpeptidase, with amino-acid sequence MIKKPVAKVTNRKASTFKPSTIKPQTQPQTIKKNIARATDLPTKTQLVAQAERQNPVADSWPKALWSKASAQQVASNKLADAKTQVVVDLSDRRTYVYAGDEVIASYPIAIGKKGWETPTGSFQIIHMRHYPIWRHPITGKVFEAGTDSPLGDRWIGFWTDGRNEIGFHGTPEIDLVGTAVSHGCLRMRNSDVRLLYDQVSLGTAVVVRD
- a CDS encoding sigma-70 family RNA polymerase sigma factor, which translates into the protein MSQSITVSWSTVDAKYPEASVQVDKLPNHDLILRCQAGLRPDRVAFAELLRRYQSQVDRVLYHLAPDWADRADLAQEVWIRVYRNINRLQEPAKFRGWLSRIATNLFYDELRKRKRVMSPLSLDAPRSLEDGEMDWEIAGDTPGPEEELTTREFYEQLREAIADLPEVFRTTIVLREIEGMAYEEIAEITGVSLGTVKSRIARARSRLQAHLQNYLDS
- a CDS encoding anti-sigma factor family protein is translated as MTTDSQFYDRSPLQLPQDLPDGMAKHTNESTGLMDMVKRDRFELLSAYLDGEVTATERKQVEEWLANDASVQCLYARLLKLRQGLRTLPVPAAQESPEATVQKVLTRLHRRSRLNWMLGGAAVAACVIGAVSSLVPGASRVPQLAQRPQTEPIQTSSASIVPPSPLMVGLNNPVIEIPKAAVASPENPVYRVQPQRQDSRQDIN
- a CDS encoding gamma-glutamylcyclotransferase family protein, with amino-acid sequence MVESNIKFSDLVRVFVYGTLKPGEANYKRYCAGKVVDVKLAIAQGKLFALPMGYPAMTLGDSQVHGYLLFFPNLKILNELDVLENYQPTRQPTANLYNRQMIEVYDSQSLSLGWAWVYLMTLDRVEQLRGCLQPDGWWSGSGLTAKYSYDL